Below is a genomic region from Verrucomicrobiales bacterium.
CCGACGGCCGCCACCGGTCCCTCGCTTTCGATGACGAGCCCGATCAGTTGCACCACGTACCCCCGGCGTTCGATCAGGCGGCTCTGCCTGGTTTTGGAGAGGAGTTGGCTGATCCGGTTTGTTGGGCGTGCGGAGGAGGTGTCAGCCATGGTTGAGTGGAGGAAAGCGGGCGGTTGTGAAGGGATCAGCTACTTAGAGTCTCACGAAGGTTTCGGAGTTTTGTTTCCCGTTGGTTGTCAATGACTCCAAACCGGGTTTGAACCAGGCAGCCTCCTCGGGAGACGTGCGGAGCAGCCACCAGTCGGACCGCGTCGACCCCTGGCAAGCCGGGCCGTTCGGCCTCGCCCACTTGTTCCAGCAAGGCCAAGTCATCAGGGTGGAGCTGAACCGTTATCTCCGTGGTGCCCTCGACCTGTGCCAGGGCCTCGCGCACGGTGGACGCGACGCTTCCGGGGCTGAGGGGGATGTCGGCAACCAGTTTGCCAGCCACTTCGATCGATAATTCAACCAGCAGCGACTCACTTTGCTGGACGACCTCCGTGACCGCCTTTCGCAGGGACTCGAACAGGCCTCGTTGGATAGCGGAGAGCTCGGAGCGCTGGGTCAGGAGTTGCTCGCGCATGGATTTCTCCGCATCCTGGCGGCCGCGTTCGTAGGCTGCGCGCTCGACAGCTTCGGAGGCAGGGTCGCCTGGGGCTGTGGGCCGCTTCATGCGTGCGTCGCGGAAGGGAGTGGAAATGCTGAGTTGGTGTTGGCTCATCCGGGGTAGACCGCTTAGGCCGTTTCTTCGCGTCCGATGCTGATCTCGCCTTCCGACTCGAGGCGTCGAACCACCTCGATAATTTTGTTCTGTGCGGTTTCGATGTCCCGCAGTTTGAGGGGGCCCATGAGACCCATTTCCTCGCCCACAGTCTCGGCGGCCCGTTTGGAGATGGCGCCCAGCAGGGCGCCCTTGAGCTCCTCGCTGGCCGATTTGAGAGCGATGGCGAGTTCGCGGAGGTCGACTTCGCGAAGGACTCGCTGCAGGCCCGCGGGTTCGATGCCGGCCAGATCCTCGAAGGTGAACATCTTCTGCTGAATGGACTGGACCAGCTCCGGGTTTCGCTCCTCCATGGCTACCAGCAGCGCTTTGCTGTTGTTCTTGTCGAGCGCGTTCAGCAGGGCAGCAGCGGCCTTGAGTCCGCCGGTTTGATTCAGAGCGCGAGTTTGGCGGGTGCCGGTTTTGGCACCCAGGATGGCCACCACTCGTTCAACGGCCTCGATCGGGGTGGGCACCAGGGTGGCCAGCCGCTCGACGACTTGGTCGCGGATTTCATTGCGGGTCAGGGTCAGTACCTGGCCGGCCTTGTCGGGAGGGAGATAGCTCAGGATGAGGGCGATGGTCTGGGGCTGTTCGGCTTTGATGATGGTGGCAATTTGGCGCGGCTCCATCTCCACGATCTCCTGCATGGCGGCGACAGGAGTGCGGCTGGGCGCCACGCGCGTGACGATATTGTTTGCTTTGAAGATCCCCATGGC
It encodes:
- the fliG gene encoding flagellar motor switch protein FliG is translated as MSSEAAAKDPAAEAESPVSHMTSFQKIAALLVMLGPEGASVVLKGLAPAEVDAISVEMAKIGLMDRPLQEAILKEFSNVAVEASTSVRGGVEFTTQALEKAMGIFKANNIVTRVAPSRTPVAAMQEIVEMEPRQIATIIKAEQPQTIALILSYLPPDKAGQVLTLTRNEIRDQVVERLATLVPTPIEAVERVVAILGAKTGTRQTRALNQTGGLKAAAALLNALDKNNSKALLVAMEERNPELVQSIQQKMFTFEDLAGIEPAGLQRVLREVDLRELAIALKSASEELKGALLGAISKRAAETVGEEMGLMGPLKLRDIETAQNKIIEVVRRLESEGEISIGREETA